In a genomic window of Octadecabacter temperatus:
- the ruvB gene encoding Holliday junction branch migration DNA helicase RuvB, which produces MNETDPSLQPQRQSEDNDRALRPQALDEFIGQAEARANLKVFIESAKRRGEAMDHTLFHGPPGLGKTTLAQIMARELGVGFRMTSGPVLAKAGDLAAILTNLEARDVLFIDEIHRLNPAVEEVLYPALEDFELDLVIGEGPAARTVRIELQPFTLIGATTRMGLLTTPLRDRFGIPTRLQFYTTEELHQIVTRGARLMGAPATPDGAQEIAKRARGTPRIAGRLLRRVVDFAIVEGDGTVTQEIADSALTRLGVDHLGLDGADRRYLRLIAENYQGGPVGIETLSAALSEARDALEEVIEPYLLQQGLIQRTPRGRMLAQKAWTHLGMAAPKGQGDMFGG; this is translated from the coding sequence ATGAACGAAACTGACCCATCCTTGCAGCCTCAGCGCCAATCTGAAGACAACGATCGTGCATTGCGCCCGCAGGCACTGGACGAGTTTATTGGCCAAGCCGAAGCGCGTGCGAACCTGAAGGTCTTTATCGAGAGCGCTAAGCGGCGCGGTGAGGCGATGGATCATACGTTGTTCCACGGTCCGCCTGGTTTGGGCAAAACAACCTTGGCGCAGATTATGGCACGGGAGTTGGGTGTCGGGTTTCGCATGACGTCTGGTCCTGTGCTGGCCAAGGCGGGTGATTTGGCGGCGATCCTGACGAACCTTGAAGCGCGGGATGTGTTGTTTATCGACGAGATCCATCGGCTTAATCCGGCGGTTGAAGAAGTGCTGTACCCAGCGCTTGAGGATTTCGAACTGGACCTAGTGATTGGGGAAGGGCCAGCGGCGCGTACGGTGCGCATTGAGCTGCAGCCGTTCACGCTGATCGGTGCGACGACTCGCATGGGGTTGTTGACGACGCCATTGCGCGACCGTTTCGGCATTCCGACGCGTTTGCAGTTTTATACGACCGAGGAATTGCATCAGATTGTCACCCGCGGCGCACGTTTGATGGGCGCACCTGCGACGCCGGATGGCGCACAAGAAATCGCCAAACGCGCCCGTGGCACCCCGCGGATTGCGGGGCGTTTGCTACGCCGTGTCGTGGATTTCGCGATTGTTGAAGGGGACGGGACCGTCACCCAAGAGATTGCGGACAGCGCGTTGACGCGGCTGGGCGTGGATCATCTGGGGCTGGATGGTGCGGATCGACGGTATTTGCGGCTGATTGCAGAGAACTATCAGGGTGGCCCTGTGGGGATCGAGACCCTGAGTGCAGCGTTGAGCGAGGCGCGGGATGCGCTTGAGGAAGTGATTGAACCCTATTTGCTGCAGCAAGGTCTGATCCAACGCACCCCGCGCGGCCGTATGTTGGCGCAAAAGGCGTGGACGCATTTGGGAATGGCTGCGCCCAAAGGACAGGGCGATATGTTTGGGGGGTAG